Genomic window (Rosa chinensis cultivar Old Blush chromosome 6, RchiOBHm-V2, whole genome shotgun sequence):
TTGCTACTAGTTGGACTTTGGGAACTCTTAGAATCCTGTTCCAAATTGCCTCCTGTATCATCTTTGTCAGTCTCGGCCAAGTTTGAGGACCCTTCACCGGTAACAGAAAAGTCCTGGGAAAAATGGCTCATGCGAAGTGATGACCGAATGTCACTTTTCAAGTTTTCAGAACTTTGAAATGCTTGGCTTGAAAATCTAGAAAGAGAAGTCGTGCGAGTAATGGCACCAATTGTTGGAGGAGAGTCCACCCCTTTGGTCAATTTGGCAGGCAGGCTGAGAAATTAGAATAAATTAACGTAACTAAGACATCATACATGATCAATGTTCAGAAACTAGTAATACAAACTCAGAATGAACAGAAATTCTTGTCAGCAATCCAGCAACATAATGAATCCATTAAAGAGtatcagaaaataaaagagcAAACAAATTGCTTGCTTTTACTCAGAACACCATGTATACTTCTACCTAAAGATTCTTCAGTAGAGGAAATAGTAAAGTGAAAACCTGAATTGTGGTGGCAGTGAGGAACCCAGAGAAGATTCCGGTTTAGGCGGCAGGGGCCGTGCCGGACTTAGAACCCGAGAACctggagaagaagaataagggtCCCGTTGAAGCCTCCTCGGACTAGAACTCACTGAATTGCTGGCTTTAAATATGTCATCAAAGAAGTCATCACTGTGAGTCCGCCTTCTGTTGTGGGACTCTTCCCCAAACACCGGCTTCTCAGACCAAccttcctcatcatcatcatcatcccttTTGGGTGCACTGGTCACTGTAACATCGTTGAAGCTGTACCTCATATCTTGAATCGATGATCGCCTCGGAGGGCCACCAAACACATCATGGAAATCAACATCTGAGTTCTTGTAGGGACTGCGGGGTGAAGAACCAGAGTTGATGAAGGAATTTTGAGGACTGTAGCCTAAAAGAATGCTCTCTCTTTGTGAAAACCTCTCCATCTCAGTCAATACCAAGTGTCCACGGGCTAATCAGAAGACAATTCAAATGAGAGAATTGGCGGGCAACTAATGGTACGGCCGTAACAGTGCTCTTTGAACCAGTTGCAGGAGAGGAGAGGTCTAGCAATAAATGGGGGATTGAGGAGGAACACATATTGATGTATGATTATTGAACTGAAAGGAAAAATCCAGAAGGAGACAAAGTAGGGTTCAGATCGGGAATGTTAGTAGGATTTGAAGCCACACAAGCAGAAAGATTGCAGGAGTTGTGGATAAGTAGAAAAGTCCAAACAAGACAGACAGAGGTACTACCTAATTGGGCACCTACGATTTAGGCTGTTGTTTTGACATGCACCGGATTTATTGCAGTGCGCGTCTAATGGTGACTTATTCAGAATTTTTGTGATGATAACTAGCTTGGTTATCACATTCAAGCACCGGTCAGCAGTTTGGACGCAATCATGTAAAAGTGGGAACCGTGATCAAGATATCCACATTCGACCCCTTTCGATTTAAGTTTTATCTGCCAAAACTATCCATCCAGTTTGCTATTATGGCCTATCACAATCTTTCGGATGTTCTGCAGTGCTCCCCGCACTGATGCTGCTACCTAaatcgaaagggaaaaagaaaaaagaaaaaagttatctAAAAGGTCCCAATGTAGAGGCACCAATGCAGTGCAGGGGAGTATTTAGAATATCCGAATTCCAGCCCAACAAGGTTTCATGTCAAACATTGACCTCAGAAGAAATACAAGTAGACATGCGAGAATGAGAAAGAATCAGCATGAACCAAAGATGTCAATGACAGGAAGATGAGAAACCCTTAAATGAGATTTCTTCgtgtatatataatatatgatACAGAACAAAAGGTCATCTCAGGGCATACCCAACTGAAACTCACGAAGTTACTATTACTATCAATACAAAACCAGAACTTAAAAGGAAACTCACGGGAAGGGAAAGGGATACTTGAATTTGGCCTCAGAAGGTGCAGTCGATTTAACCTACTTGTATGAATTGAATTAGACAGCATTGTGTTACTGTTTAGCCCATCCAGGGGTCAGAGCAGATCTTCTGTTGAACTATGACTACCAATCAGAACCATCAGGGAAAGGTTCCAGCGCATCTTGCTTGCCATTAATATAGAACTCTACAATTGCCTTCATTCTTGGAAGTTTGTCTGGGTGGTAATTTACATGAAGGATTACTGGTTTCAACTTTTTCAAATTAGCATCTTTCCTGACCGTCTTGAAGAGAACCTTGCTGTTCATAAACATATAGAAATCCATCGTTCTCTTGGCAGCATGAAGCCCATCATACCCCGGATGTGAAGGGAAATACAGCTCTTCATTAAAAACAGCTTGGTCCCATGCTTTTTCCCTAGAAAGCCGTCCAGCCACACGATCCAAAAGCTCAATTGCAGGAAGTGTAGGTCTTAAGTAAAAGAAGCCAGAGTTATAAACCCATATCCTCATTGTATGAGCATAACGAGCCCAACCCATAGAAGGTTCATCAAAAACATCATTGTATCCATAAGCTGTCATGTTATTGTGACCATCAGTCATTGACTCTACATCGGAATCCCGATAGAGATGATTGAATGGATTCTGCAAGTACACTATATCAACATCTGAGAGAAGTACGCCATAACCTAGTTGCaaaaattccctcaagatacGGAACTTCAACCCAGAGACGGCATGGTTACCTCCAGTCTTTGCAACTGAATCAATACCTTCATCTGGAGCTCTCCTGTATACAGGAACATCATTGGCTTTGCAAAATTCTTCAATCTGATCGTC
Coding sequences:
- the LOC112173071 gene encoding arabinosyltransferase RRA3, whose amino-acid sequence is MALRRDKAAAQSSLRGSRILVAIVVGVLIGCVFAFLYPHGFFSNSDDPLIQNRRIGKSDLQSSSSQCEPPERINMLRSDIGALSDKNAELKKQIQDLTEKLRLAEQGKDHAHEQFSVLSKPHKAGPFGTVKGLRTNPTVTPDESVNPRLAKILEEVAVHKELIVVLANSNVKSMLEVQFTSIKKADITNYLVVALDDQIEEFCKANDVPVYRRAPDEGIDSVAKTGGNHAVSGLKFRILREFLQLGYGVLLSDVDIVYLQNPFNHLYRDSDVESMTDGHNNMTAYGYNDVFDEPSMGWARYAHTMRIWVYNSGFFYLRPTLPAIELLDRVAGRLSREKAWDQAVFNEELYFPSHPGYDGLHAAKRTMDFYMFMNSKVLFKTVRKDANLKKLKPVILHVNYHPDKLPRMKAIVEFYINGKQDALEPFPDGSDW